One Myripristis murdjan chromosome 17, fMyrMur1.1, whole genome shotgun sequence DNA segment encodes these proteins:
- the LOC115375669 gene encoding gastrula zinc finger protein XlCGF57.1-like: MSSLQELRSLVQQRLSAALDDVFGLLERRIAAHDEELCHLKEENQRQRKLLSQVRPHTAEFSQQLLVSKEEDPSEQQECCPSLNQEDLWTQLQGLQEAESKSPFTPVPVKTEDDEERAQSSQLCQNQPEENREAESQASISTEQMKTEADGEEPVNNSDPAADFQAARDGHSSEAETDDSDDWTETGEAQSGLALFNENTSTNVEEKLYSCSTRKNTGKEVQHGSVCSKNFSRKRNLKKHTVVHKKEKPYSCSACGKGFTVKCSLDTHLRVHTGERPYNCSVCGKGFILKTNLNAHMKIHTGEKPYDCSVCGKGFLKKTNLNSHMKIHTGEKPYDCSVCGRGFIHKTKLERHMRVHTGEKPFSCSVCGKRFSGKFNLDTHLRVHTGEKPYDCSVCGKSFTQKASLNLHMRIHTGEKPYNCSVCGKGFTQKVNLKVHMNVHTG; encoded by the exons ATGTCCAGCCTGCAGGAGCTCAGGTCGCTGGTCCAGCAGCGCCTGAGCGCGGCTCTGGACGACGTGTTTGGGCTCCTGGAGAGAAGAATAGCGGCTCACGACGAGGAGCTGTGTCATCTAAAGGAGGAGAACCAGCGACAGAGGAAGCTGCTGAGCCAAGTGCGACCACACACAGCAG AGTTTtcccagcagctgctggtgagtAAAGAAGAGGATCCCtctgagcagcaggagtgcTGCCCCAGTCTGAACCAGGAGGACCTGTGGACCCAGCTTCAAGGGCTGCAGGAGGCTGAAAGCAAGTCCCCCTTCACTCCTGTCCCTGTAAAGACTGAAGACGATGAAGAGAGAGCTCAGTCCTCACAGCTTTGTCAAAACCAgcctgaggagaacagagaggccGAGTCTCAAGCCAGCATCTCCActgaacagatgaaaacagaagctGATGGAGAGGAACCCGTCAACAATTCAGATCCAGCTGCTGATTTCCAAGCAGCTCGTGATGGCCACTCCTCTGAAGCTGAGACTGATGACAGCGATGACTGGACAGAGACTGGAGAAGCTCAGTCAGGTTTagcccttttcaatgagaacaCATCTACTAATGTTGAAGAGAAACTATATTCCTGCTCAACGAGGAAGAACACAGGAAAGGAAGTACAGCATGGCTCTGTTTGCAGTAAAAACTTTTCACGcaaaagaaacttaaaaaaacacacagtggttCACAAGAAAGAGAAACCATATAGCTGCTCAGCCTGTGGCAAAGGTTTTACGGTGAAATGTAGCTtggacacacacctgagagtccacacaggagagagaccaTATAactgctcagtctgtggtaaAGGTTTTATACTGAAAACTAACCTCAACGCGCACATGaaaatccacacaggagagaaaccatacgactgctcagtctgtggtaaaggttttttaaagaaaactaACCTCAACTCGCACATGaaaatccacacaggagagaaaccatatgactgctcagtctgtggtaGAGGTTTTATACACAAAACAAAGTTAGAAAgacacatgagagtccacacaggagagaaacctttttCCTGTTCAGTCTGTGGTAAAAGGTTTTCAGGGAAATTTAACTtggacacacacctgagagtccacacaggagagaaaccatatgACTGCTCGGTCTGTGGAAAATCTTTTACACAGAAAGCGAGCCTCAACCtgcacatgagaatccacacaggagagaaaccgtaTAACTGCTCAGTCTGTGGAAAAGGTTTTACGCAGAAAGTAAACTTAAAAGTACACATGAACGTCCACACAGGGTAG